Within the Deinococcus detaillensis genome, the region AGCGGCGAAGGCGTGACGTACACCATCAACTGGGGTGAAGGAGCGCCCGACAACTGGGTGGGCTTTGGCGGTGAGCCGACCCATACCCTCCCCCACACCTACAACACAGCGGGCGTCTACACGATCAGGACTGTGGCCAGCAACGCGGGTTACACCGCCCCGGAACGCACATCGACCGTGACAGTCTTGACCCCCACCTTGACGCTGCTGACGACGTATCAGGTGGAGCCACGAGACAACATGGCCATCTTGTACAAGGATCTGCTTCCTGGAAGTAGCCACACTGTGGACTGGGGCGACGGTACGACGAGTGACTTTGTTATGCCCGCAGGCCCGCCTCAACCGTTGAGACTGCTACATGCCTATGCGAAGGAAGGGACCTACACCATTCGCACCCCAACCCAGCCCAGCCTCGCCCCCCTTCAAATCACCATCAAGGCTTCTCCGCCCAACCTGACGGTGTCAGGCACAGGATTGGCCGCGACGCTCAATATCAGCTATACCCAACCTGGCACAAACTACACGGTCGACTGGGGCGACAACCAGACCTCGCCGCTGGCGGGGAACCTTTCGGCGCAGCAGCTGAATCACACTTACTCGTCACCCAGCACCTACACGGTCAACATGTATGGCCCGACCTCGGCCACGACCACGGGCGTGCTGGCGACCGCAACCTTCACAGCCACCCTGGGCAACGTGACCCTCAGCGCCGCCCCTCAGCGGCCCGTGGTGAGGGAACAGGTGGTGGTCACGCTGACTGGACTGGCTGATTCGGCCACGTACGATCTGAACTGGGGAGACGGCACCACCGAGCCGTTGACCGGCCAGACGACCGCGTCGCGCTCGCACGCCTACGCGGCGGCCCAGGATTACACCATCACCGTGACCAACGGCGGGCGGACGCTGGGCACCACCGCCGTGGCCGTGCAGGTTCCCGCACCGGTGCTCTCCCATACCGCTCAGAATCTGACTGTGACTCTCCAGGTACAGAACCTTGTGGCGGGCGCGGCCTACACGGTGAACTGGGGTGAAGGAGCGCCCGAGCCACTCAATGCCACTGGCCCGGCTGCGACCCTCGCGCACGCCTACCCCAGACCCGGCACGTACACAGTGACTGTCACACCCGCACGCGGCGTACCCGCCACCGAATCCGTGTCCGTGGTCGCCTCGCAGCCGAAGCTGGCCATTATCCCGCCGGTCGTGGACACCGATCAGACGGTCACGGCAACCCTGTCCGACCTGACCAAAACGCTGAGCTACACCCTCGACTGGAGAGACGGCCCGCCGATCACCTTCACGGCGGCCGACGTGATCAATACCCTGACCCACAGCTACGCCGTGCCCGGCACGTACCAGGCGGAACTGACTTCCTCCAGCACCAATCCGGTCTCCGCGCCCGTTACGGTGCGGCCCGCCGCGCCCACACTGCAACTGGTGGCCAATGAACTGAGTGTCGCGCTCACCGCCGCCAAGCTCTACGCCGGCGTGACCTATACCGTCAACTGGGGCGCAGGTGTAACCGAAACCTTCCAGGCCACCGGACCGATCATGACCCTCACGCATCTCTACGCCGCGCCGGGCGTGCAGACGGTCACGCTCACCCCCAACGGCGGCACGCCGGCCACGGCCACGGTGACGCTCATGGTCCCCGCGCCCACCCTGAGCGTGGCACCAGCGCAGGGATCGACCGACACCACCTTCACTGCCGCGCTGGGCCAGCTGGTTCCATCACTCACCTACACCCTGAACTGGGGCGACGGTAGCAGTGAACCCGTGACCGGTGCTGCGACCTTCACCCGCACCCACCAGTACACCAGGCCCGGCACCTTCAGCGTCTCGGTCAAATAC harbors:
- a CDS encoding PKD domain-containing protein gives rise to the protein MQTKQYTSPPIIRVYTVNNPPGGQTALDFGVIQADGYLELRSSGRCHGATAGQESNYPIPTRLTADASNPAYVLTGQSAQYKFNNSGEGVTYTINWGEGAPDNWVGFGGEPTHTLPHTYNTAGVYTIRTVASNAGYTAPERTSTVTVLTPTLTLLTTYQVEPRDNMAILYKDLLPGSSHTVDWGDGTTSDFVMPAGPPQPLRLLHAYAKEGTYTIRTPTQPSLAPLQITIKASPPNLTVSGTGLAATLNISYTQPGTNYTVDWGDNQTSPLAGNLSAQQLNHTYSSPSTYTVNMYGPTSATTTGVLATATFTATLGNVTLSAAPQRPVVREQVVVTLTGLADSATYDLNWGDGTTEPLTGQTTASRSHAYAAAQDYTITVTNGGRTLGTTAVAVQVPAPVLSHTAQNLTVTLQVQNLVAGAAYTVNWGEGAPEPLNATGPAATLAHAYPRPGTYTVTVTPARGVPATESVSVVASQPKLAIIPPVVDTDQTVTATLSDLTKTLSYTLDWRDGPPITFTAADVINTLTHSYAVPGTYQAELTSSSTNPVSAPVTVRPAAPTLQLVANELSVALTAAKLYAGVTYTVNWGAGVTETFQATGPIMTLTHLYAAPGVQTVTLTPNGGTPATATVTLMVPAPTLSVAPAQGSTDTTFTAALGQLVPSLTYTLNWGDGSSEPVTGAATFTRTHQYTRPGTFSVSVKYADAPPVQQSVTVNVPTPILSATNLNLNATLRLSRIVQAATYRVQWGDGQEQPLTAQTPETTLTHTYAAPGTYTLTVTPTLGDAGTATLDVRYVNVDAPTLSVAPVTASVYDVIKADFSALVPALSYTLDWGDGQREVITGLTVGTRVHTYTVAGTYTVSLKAPESPAAIKTVTVTQPAATLTATSTALQGQATLTGLVKALAYRLDWGDGTPTVDITGVETQTLSHNYARPGNYRLTLSVPGSAPVSAALTVSVPAATLTSTTDALSVTA